The nucleotide sequence TAAGTTACTTTAGCAAAAGCATCCTTCTCTACCCACGGGGGCTTAATATAGCTTTGGTCTAGTACATGCCCCTGCATATGAACTTCAAACAATAGAAATTTACTGTAACGATTTCTGTTATTTTGATTTTGAGGAACAGGGGAAAATATTTTAGTACCATGTCAACCATTGTTATGTAATAGTCAGCCAATGCAGAGCCCATATTCGTAGTAATCATCAAAAGAAGCTAACTGTTAACACCTCAGCGGCTTTTTAGAACTGTGTGCATAAAGGGTAGTATAGCGCACAAACGTATAAATTCCATGCTCCATCCTGTGTGTGAAGCTTTCCACCACTTAGTCATATAGGACCATTATGCTAACTTGAGATATCTTGTCCCTGTTATCCAAATAAGCAAATTTAGAAGCTAACCTTGAGAGCACTGCAGCGTATATGTGTAGCTATCTAAAATTAATTGAGATGTAGGTTCTGTAAATTACGAAAACGAACTAAGCATGCAAATACAAATGCATCATATATAGACAAAAGGTGTACCTCAGAATATAGTAATCAGGCAGAGCAAAAGGTATGGTAAATCAAAGCGGTAGTAAGCCACATGATTTCTTTGAAATGAAGAAAGACGAACCAGTAAAGATGAATGTTGGATTGAAAATAAACGAAAGTTAAGTTAGCTGTAGACCACGGACCTAGATAGAGAGAAAGAGAGCTACTAGAGTGGGGAGCATGTACCTACTTGTCATCGTTTGCCCATGTTGGTTGCCCAAGACAACGGCATACTGTATTAGAAGCAATAATTCTTAAATTAGTTCAATAGGCTGAAACCCAAAGATGTGCAGAGGTATGAGGAAATTGCAAGAATGTAAAGGAGCATATTTCTGTCCATAATAACAAAATATAACACATAGGCTTCCAATTAATACATAAGGCACGCAATATGTGCACAGAATATATAGGCTGCcatatatatgtttttttttttttgcattataTGTGCTGAACATTACTGTGTACTAACTAAAATTGCATATAGAAAACAATGGACCTATACCCATAGAAAGATCACTGTAAGGTAGATAACATATCTCTATATATTTTGTATTTGTGTGAATGTTACAACCTGGTTGAATGAAGTCCCAAATCAGACCAATGAATCATCTAGCAGAAATTGCAACGTGGGCAATAGAGACCAATAGCTATGAGGCCTGCAACCCTACACGAAGTACAACCTTATAGAAATTGTCTGTTCTTCATATGAGGCCTGCAATCTGAAAAAAAGAGAGACGATATTGGTACTCACGTTAATGTCTGAACAAATATGGAAGAGGATTATATAATGTTTCAGCTTACCAAACCAAAAATCCAATACTGGAAACCTAAATAAAATGATCTAGTGGCACATTAAAAAAATTTCCAATAATCTAAAGCCATAGAAGTCTAATAAATCAGTTTTGCATACCATGTGTCTTATGCACTTTTGGTGTCCAGGCAACTAATCTAAAGCCATAGAAGTCTAGAATCTAATAGATCAGTTTTGCATATCATGTGTCTTATGCACTTTTGGTGTTTGTGGCAACTGCAATTGGTAAGGAAGAAATTGAAAAATCTGTAAGGAAAAGGAGCAACGTGAGTACATGACTAAAGGAGAGTACAGATCTACGGTCAAACTGACCTTGGCTTGTGGGATTGCCTCCAAATCGCAGAGCAATGGCACCGCAGTTGGCAGTTTCAGTGGATAGAGacgggcagagagagagagagcaaaccAGTGAGCGGACTGCAAGAGCCCGCGGGGGGTGGCCGGCATCCGCGGCCACCAGCGTTGGCCTCCGACGTCGCGCCATAGCTTTGTTGATAGCTTTAAAACAGGCTTATCTCAGTCATGATTTTCTCTTCTCGAGTATCATATGTAATTTTTGACAGGAAATTTGTGATGTTAATGTCAATTTTTTCTTTGTTACCAGGATCGCTGTGGTTACAGGAGGGAACAGAGGGATTGGGCTAGAAATATGCAGACAACTGGCTTCCAATGGAGTCACTGTAGTATTGACAGCAAGGGATGAGAAGAGGGGCGCCGAAGCAGTTAGCACGCTTGGGCTATCCAACGTTGTATTTCATCAGCTGGAGGTCAGCGATCCGTCAAGCGCTGCACGCTTAGCTGATTTTATCAAGGAGAAGTTTGGCAAGCTGGATATACTGGTATGGACGTATGATTTCCCCTTCTTCGTACTGCAATACTCCTATATGTCTAGTTCATACATGTGTAATAATGTATATATAGCTTGTGATAAAGATGTGAGTGATTTTTCAGTAGCTACGGATTCGTATTGTGACTTCAGCATTCTTTACTGATGGTTGTCGATCTATTTATGCTTTTGCAGGTCAATAATGCAGGAATTACTGGAACGACAAGTAACGTCGGCGACCTAGAAACTTTTCGTCAAGAGGTTCGCTAACCAGTAACTTCTCAGCATGCTCTCCCTCTGCTCCATTTTAGGAGCAGTTCATATGTAAATGTACCATCAATACTACAATGAATGAAATTCAGGTAGGGATTTAaacacaccccccccccccccccccacacacacacacacacacaccccgaCAGTTTAAAAAAAACTTCTCAACATGCAATCAGAAAGTTTATGTGTTAGAAAAAAAGTTCTAGCAGTAAAAGAGACAAATATATTTTGTTGTGTGCAAACAGCTCGCAGGCGTGGACGATCTCATGGAGAGGATCCAAACAATCAATAAGCACATCACGGAACCTTATGAGGAAGCAGAGAAGTGCTTGAGGACCAACTACCATGGGATCAAAGCTGTCACAAAAGCATTGTTTCCTCTTCTGCAGTCAAGTGCAATATTTGTATATGCAAAAGAAAAATAGTTCAGAACACTACAATTCTTCAAACCAATAACAGTTCCATCCTGCTCCAGTTTTTCAGTGGAGATGAACTTAAAGAGGAGCTCAACAATATCGACAGCTTGTCTGAACAAAGAGTGGACGAGTTGTCAGAATTGTTCCTCAAGGACTTCAAGGATGGCCAACTGGAGGCTCGAGGTTGGCCTAAGGAAGGAGGGTTCATTGCGTACAAAGCGTCCAAGGCTCTCGCGAATGCCTATTCCCGGATCCTTGCGAAGGAGCACCCGTCGCTGTGCATCAACTGCGTGCATCCTGGCTACGTCGAGACGGACATGAACTTCCAGGTTGGGCATCTGACGGTCGAGGAGGGCGCACGGGGAGCTCTCATGATGGCGATGGCACCCAAGGGAGGCGTCACTGGCGCGTTCTTGGACCTCACCGAGGTCGCGCCATTCGTGTAATATGCTCTCACCATTATAATGCAGGCAGAAAATTCTACGAAACCAAAAGAGGATACTACTGTTGGTGCCGTGCTACAATTCCTTGTAAGTTTACCTTTCCTTCGGAATTGATCTTACACTTGTGTATGTTATTGTGTATAATAATTGTATTTAGCAATTTAAGGTATGTGTGTAAGtactttttttaataaaaaatatgAGTAGTAGAAGTTCGTGGATGAATGTGGGGCATATAGCTATAGCTAGTTATAAAAATTACTTAGATTTGCCTTCACTCTTATTTCTCTATTTTGTAAACCAATACTCATACAAGTATTATGTAATTTCTATGCAATTGTTATAGACATTTTTCAGTCGTCCTACATGTGTTTAGTTGAAATACTTCCTTAGCTATTGTTCAACTTATATGAAGTACCGGCTTACATAATTGTTTGCCATAAGTATTAACATAATGTAATGTGATTTTTTATTGTCATCAAGAAAATGGTTTTCGTGATTGTTAAATAATGGAAATTTATATGCTCATTGTGTGGTCTAATGAAGTATTCTAGTGTTGGCCTCTCTTAATTTAACCTCAAAGCTCCATCGCTGCTTGCATCCTTCGTTTTTCATGCGATGTCAAGGAAAACTTCAGGGGTTGGAAAAGCAAATGCAGTAGGAATGAAGCAAAATGTTAACACCCATATTTCTCATTTCATCGTCATGAATCCAGAGCCTCATAATACAGAATAAGCAATTCAACATGCACGTGTTACAATCCCAGACTGACCAATTAAAACCAAGCTGCAGTTAGAGGGAGAACAAGGTAAACATAACAAGAACATATATTTGTGACAACTACTTACTGAATGCAGGGTTCGTATATATAGGAGATAAGACACGGCTCTATTTTTCTTTGCGTTTGCTGCTAATCTTTGTTCTACGCCGACTGCGCGGGTGCTTCCGGCTCAGCCGCTCCTGCATCCGCCGGTGCCTCCAGCGCGGCCTCTGCAGCCTCGTTCTTCTTGGTCTGCGCCGTCTGGATGAGGTGGTTGTAGCTGCCCTTCTCCTTGAACAGCTGCGAGAAATGGATCTTGCAGTAGAGGATCCCGTTGAGCGCGGCGTAGGAGGAGGTGGTCAGGATGCAGCCCCCGTGCGAGCACTTGAAGCAGCTCTTGTGGTACGACTCGCCTTCCAACGTCATCTGAATAACAAGATCACGCGTACCAACATTAGCATTAGTTGTGGTGATTGATTTGGTCAGATAATTGTGTGCTACTGTTTGCCAGAGTTACCAGAACAGCATTTCTGTACCTTCTCCAATGGATACACGGTTTTCTGGCAGGCTGCGCATTTATCTTGAGTTCCAGAGAATGCAGATGATAGCTTGCTCGGAGCCTTTGCCTGCAGAGGTTTTCGAATTGGCATCATGCATAAAATAGTCAACTATTACTGATGATGACAGGACCAATAAAGTTTGAGAACTTGTCAGATTGGAATCATCTGTTTCGAAGATTTGGGGAACCGTACCTGGTCGTTCTTGGTTGAAGATGCTCCACCTGAGTAACACAACGAAAGGGTCAGAATTGCATTGCATCAGAACCAGAGTTCAGCGTTACAGCATAAGCAAGTTGATGCGCTCTGGACGGGTTCAGAAACATAGAAGCACTCAAGCACAGCACTCAGCCGTAGTAGATTACCTTGAAATTTCTTGGAGAAGGTCCCTGACTCCTTGAAGAGCTGCTCAAAGTGCGTCTTGCAGTACAGGACACCGTCCATGGAAGAGTAGCTGCTAATCTAGAGGAGAACGCATGCAGAAATGAAAATGAGCCAACATTTCTACATTTTCATCTGTCGAGATCAATCTAATAAACCAATAAAGCAAGGCTTCATTTCTTTCGACGGAAATCAGCAGCGCATTGCCGCACATCACAAGTAGGCGAATGCGCATGATCAGGAGTTGAGCAGAGGCCATGCATGCGTACCGAGAGGGTGCCCTTGCAGTGGCTGCACTTGAAGCATGTCTTGTGGTACGAGACGCCGTCGGCGGTGAGGAGGTCGATGAAGTGGACCGTCTTGTCGCAGGTTTTGCACTTGTCCTGCGTGCCGGTGAAAGACATGGCGATCGAGCTCTGCGCTTGCACCTGCCAAGACTCTGGCCTGGAACCGACGCTAGCCGCTGTTCGTGCTGGCGGTTCCCGGCCGGCAGGCAACAACCGAACCGATGAGCAAACGGGCGCGGACGGAGGAGAGGACGCTCGCTCGCTCGCGATTCGGGGAAGGAAGGAAGAAGCAGGGGTTGACGTCTCGGGAGCGAGACGGATGCTCTTTAAAGGACAGGGCGTGAGCTCGGGAGCAAAGATAGGAGGCGCGAGGGCCCTAAACCGCACAGACAAATTCAGGCAAAGATTGTTTTTTTAGCTTCGATTCGACCCGGGAGCGGTGGCGACGCCCCTCCGGTGTCCGGCCTCGGCGTCTCCGCGGTCTGTCTGTCCCGGCCCTTCTCCTATTTCCCCGGGCGTGTCTGGAATCTGGATGGACGAAACGCTCGTTCCTCTGAAGGTTGTGCGAGCCACGAAGAACAGGACGTCGTGGTGAGAATGATGTTGCCCATCTCGGCTGCCACCGCCACACCGTCGTGTTCAGCAGTTCTTCCCGttgttattttatttatttttttgcttCAAAAAAGGGAGAGCTCTGCATCGAGTAAAGCGGCCCAGAAATTCATAAATGGACCTTACAGCCCAGCACCTTTTATGGGCCATTAAACGAACTCTCACGGGCTGCTTGCGAGCTCTGTTAATGGCCCTCTCACGGGCGGAAGAAATGCATGCCTGATGTTGTTGATCAGCCTCCGTGTAGCGCCCCTTGTGCTGTGCGTACGTAGATGGGCTTGTGCTGTGCAGAAAATACCGGGCGGCCCAGCGAACCACGGCTGTGGCGCTGCGCCGAACAGCGGAGCTGGAGCATTGATGTGCACGGCAACTAAGGGCATGTTTAATAATcgcaaatagaaaaaaaaaactaagggcctgtttgtttaAATTTTTTTGCTGACGTCTATGAGCTAGAAGTCAGAAGTTAAAACAAATAGTCCAGATATTAAACTGGCTTTTAAAAAGTTAAAAGGCTTACTTCTAGGAAAATAGACTAAAAGCTAAAAAGCATGTTGGGAGATGCTTTTGTGAATTTCGGTGTGCTGAGAAACTAAAAATTTATTACAGAGTTAATAGAAAAACAAACAGCCAGAGGCCACAAAGGCAGGTGTTGAGCTAAAGGACCAAAACTTGCAGGCTTGCAACTCAAACAAATAGACCCTAAGACTTTCTTTGGTGGAGTTTCGGTTTCTCCGTAAACGGTAAAACCATAGAAAACTTCAtcgtttttttctttattttggcTTTCAAGGTGTTTTCGCATATACATGTTTAGCATAGCTTTTGATCAAGACGATTTACAAGTCTCAACAAAAGCCCTACTAAAGAGGGCATAAGGAGTGTTGAATGGGTTAATCTGCATTACACATACATAGATTTTTTTTCCTAACGGATTTCTATTTAGCTGTAGACAAATTACGTCCTACTCCCTTTATTTcagattataagacgttttggtttttctagatacatttttTTTTTACTATGTAAACAAAAGCtacatatctagaaaagccaaaatgtctcgTACTTTGGAACAGAGAGAGTATTAATTTGGGGATTATTTGGTGAGGCTTCACCTTGCTTTAATTTGGCACCAACTCCTGGGCTACCGTGCGGAAGTGTAGCACACTGTAGCATCGAGAGAAACAGCTTAGGTCCTTGCAAATTGTCCTGGGAGAGAGGAGGAGACTCTAAAGCCTCGTTTATTTGGCATTGTTTCTGTTGTGGCTTCTCCACCAATTTAATTAAAAGCTCTACCAACAAGCAAATACAAGAAGGGCTTTTGAAGCTAAAGTCAAAGCAAAAAATGGTGAAAGCCAAAGCTGTTTTTGGATAGAAGCCAAAGCCACCAACTTCGCTGTTTTTGGAGAAGCCCACACCCTTCACTATAGCGTGCTAGGGGCAGAAGGCCTTAATGTTATGAAATAGTTCTCTCTCAACAAAAAAGGGTGCTACCATTATGGATCACGGAACACTTTGGAGTCAGTAACTATGCAATTTTTTTTGTCTCTCATGGATGGCCGTTGTTTTTTAGCATTGGTCAATAATGTCAAACTCTCTCATAATGTTTCTAGAGTGAGTTTATAGCTGCGGCTATCACTTTGTAATAATTTAGACCGATGCCTTACCTTTGATAAGATTGAACCCGGAACAATTTTCATTATCAGAAAAACAATACCTAACTTATGGAGACAACTTTTCACAACGGATCGAACTACCCGGCCCGGATTTGCTAGCTCGTCATGCATTCTCTCAGTAGAAACGGCGAAGCAGAGAGAAACACTCGTAATTAATTCTCGCGCGATGCTGTGTGAAGAGTACGTACCAGTAGCAGTTCAGTATAGAGATATATCACTTCTACAGATCTACCTGAAGGTAGTTTATACTAGTATAGGTCAATCAAATAAAGAAGTGCTACGTCAAGAGATACATATCATCACTTCTACCGTTCTACGGATCGATTTACCTGAAAGTAAATGAGATATCGCAAAAGAAGACGACGCCGACAACAATCAGAGCACAAGGCATATCGCAGCATCAGCCTGACGACGGGGCAAAGAGACTTTTTGCGTTCGTCATTTCTTTAATCCTCGTACAAGTCCTTTCCATGATAGAAACGCCTTACCACTCGGCACAGGAAACTGCTATTAGTGCTTTAAAATATTATTAATAATCACCATGCtcgctgatgctgaaatttggcttatgctgtgctgaaatgttatgagagaaaaacactgtttcatagCTGAATAAGCTCAAACGAACAGAGCAAATATACCAAGGTAGTAGGAGGCAGCCACGTTTGCCTCGCATAGCAGACAGCTTGTAGTTGTAACCTTTGGCCTAACATAAGTCACGTAATCGTAAGTAACAGTTGTGTTACTATCTGGGAATCTTTTGGATCGTCGTGTCCTCGTCCAAATGCAGGCAAAAGgtctttcatttttatttttatttttggcgGACGGGTAAAACTGAACTTTCTGCTGGCATGGCTCGAACCTGGTCGCTGTTCTCAGTGATTCGGTGAGAGGTACATACCACCTGGTACTTTTGTAAGTACGCTAGTTCATTTGACAAAGGTGAAAATAGTTTTATTTGACATGGACAAAGCAAAGACTGCAAgagtagtgtgtgtgtgtgtgtgtgtgtgtgtgtggttgaaTCACTGGCCAGTGATTGGAAGCAGCAGGCACTCATTCCATCTACTTTGTCGTGTTCAACAACAACTTGATGTTGAACGTCTGTACGTTTCAAAGATTACTAGTATGATAATGAGCTTTTGTTCACCGTAAACGTCCTGCGCATGATCACTAAGAAATACGGAGTACTAGTACTACGATGGTCTATAGAGTAATATATAGTTGAGGGCAGGTTTCTTATAATTGAAGAATTCAAAACCATCTCATGCACGTTGGCCGTTCTAGTATATATGTCGTCTCAGAGAGAATTATCGAAGTTTATTTGGTAAAATAATGACGGCTCTTACGTACCCTAAGATGAAATACAGTATATATACAGGAGTAGTTGAGAGGATAAACAGATTCCTAGTAGTCAAGTCAGCTCTTCCATCCAAATCGCAGTATCAGTACGGTCCATTCAGTTTCCAGTATAAAAAAAAAGACGGTCCATTCAGTTTCCAGtataaaaaaaaaacaacttGTCTGACGTGCGTTCTCCTACCACTCGAACATCCAGCATGCATGACTGCAACTCTTATTAACAACTCATATATGAGGGAGTGTTTAGGTGGAGACTGCAGTTCGATCGAAAGTCCG is from Miscanthus floridulus cultivar M001 chromosome 7, ASM1932011v1, whole genome shotgun sequence and encodes:
- the LOC136465936 gene encoding salutaridine reductase-like, whose product is MQQPNQTFRRIAVVTGGNRGIGLEICRQLASNGVTVVLTARDEKRGAEAVSTLGLSNVVFHQLEVSDPSSAARLADFIKEKFGKLDILVNNAGITGTTSNVGDLETFRQELAGVDDLMERIQTINKHITEPYEEAEKCLRTNYHGIKAVTKALFPLLQSIQNTTILQTNNSSILLQFFSGDELKEELNNIDSLSEQRVDELSELFLKDFKDGQLEARGWPKEGGFIAYKASKALANAYSRILAKEHPSLCINCVHPGYVETDMNFQVGHLTVEEGARGALMMAMAPKGGVTGAFLDLTEVAPFV
- the LOC136463926 gene encoding LIM domain-containing protein PLIM2b-like, which translates into the protein MSFTGTQDKCKTCDKTVHFIDLLTADGVSYHKTCFKCSHCKGTLSISSYSSMDGVLYCKTHFEQLFKESGTFSKKFQGGASSTKNDQAKAPSKLSSAFSGTQDKCAACQKTVYPLEKMTLEGESYHKSCFKCSHGGCILTTSSYAALNGILYCKIHFSQLFKEKGSYNHLIQTAQTKKNEAAEAALEAPADAGAAEPEAPAQSA